The following DNA comes from Quercus robur chromosome 1, dhQueRobu3.1, whole genome shotgun sequence.
ctattctTAAACCGAAAGTCGGAAATAAGCTTAATGtacattttttcttatttataaaactattttataGGATCATTTCTTTTACCATTCTAATAATTCAAAATAGTAGAAATATTAGCATAGagattcttaaatatatatatatatataaatataaagtaGTAAACAATTGGTTAGAAAATagggaaatctaaaaaaattcgAACAGTCTCAAGGAGTTGATATGTAAAGTGTAGTGGCGCAACGACAATTCGTTTCAAACCGTCTCGTCATaagagcaagagagagagaaatggcgTTTTCGTCATGGTCCCACCTAAGACTAAGACTGCCGCATTTGGCGCGAACCCAATCCCTAACCGTGCGAGCATTCTCCACCACCGTCATGTCACCGCCGTCTAAGGCCGTCGTCTACGACCGCCAAGGTCCACCCGACTCTGTCACCAGGTCCTTATTCCCTatccctaaccctaaccctaaattTATGTTTGtgtgaatttttgaaaattctgGGTTTGGTTGCAATGCAGAGTGGTAGAGCTACCACCAGTAGAAGTGAAAGAGAACGATGTTTGCATCAAAATGTTGGCTTCTCCTATCAATCCTTCTGATATCAATCGCATTGAAGGttcttctcatcttttttttgaaaaacctcgattacaatttttaaaatttcaggCAAAAATTGAACTTAGACCAAATTTTAGGGACGAAAAGTGAATTCTACCTTATGATTTGACGTATGTGTATTGGAATTGAGTTAAGTAGCTGTGCTAAGCTTAATTGAGTAAGATCTTTATATTCTCTGCTCTCAATTActactaatttaaaaaaaaaaatatatatatatatatatatatacacttggATTTTGATTGTGACATTTATTTATGATCagctaaacaaaacccaaatgctGGGGAGTTGTAGTAAATTATCAGCCTACTGAAAACAGcatataaaaattgtattatttcaattatggatattaaaaaaagacaaaatttggttacaaaccTGGTTGTAGCCACTGGTTACAACTCTcacaaaaaaaacttaacatgactatatattttgaaaatataactgtTGGATTTAATGTTCATTGTGTTCTTAAAATGCGCAttaaattttgtgccaatcaaatgttatttactactcgattcataaacttatttttttatgcatggttttagactacaaaaacttgaaatttaaatatttgattgatgtcATAACTAGTGATCTTTAATCTActggaaattttgcaagcatggaggatataagaaaaaaaaatgtaatccaatggtggatttgtcaaaattcatatctaataaaaagatattgaatgggattgtagccaaactttgttctttaaaaaaggaaataataaataaattttttgctctaaatattggaagtgttttgttgtggtttttgaaGTCAAATGTGGATGGTGCTGTAGGTGTGTACCCTGTAAGGCCACAAGTGCCTGCGGTTGGAGGATACGAGGGTGTTGGAGAGGTGTTCTCGGTGGGCTCTGCGGTTAAGGGTCTTTTGCCTGGTGATTGGGTCATCCCATCTCCGCCCTCTTTTGGTATGTTAGCTTTTGCTAAATTCTACTTTGCAAAGATAGTTAAGATGGGCTTTCCACTAATTTTGGCTTTATTTCCCTGCACTTGAAGTTGATTTGCTTTTGaaagtgaagtttgctcaaatAACATTTCCTTAAAGATCAAGTTTTTAAAATACTTTCTTTTAacgaaaaaaattattgaaaatgcaAATGAGGTTTAACCCAAGAACAGCAGAAGTATACAAAAGAAGTCACTAGCACCCAAAATTGAAGGAATGAGTGTTGGTCTCTTTAAAGCCCAAGGATGACTTCCAGGCTGCAAAACCTACTTGATTTTCATAAAAGTTGTGAGAACATCAGTGTTTATCTGTTTAAAACATATAGCTAGGCATATTTACTTCAATTGGATAgatggatttggatttttatgcatttatgatGCTTTGCTCGATTGTATTGGACAATGAGAACATTTGTTCTGCTTAGGGACATGGCAGACTTATGTTGTGAAAGATCAGAGCGTCTGGCACAAAATTAATAAGGAATCACCCATGGAATACGCTGCCACAATTACTGTTAATCCTTTGACTGCTTTAAGAATGCTTGAAGACTTCATTACTTTAAACCCAGGTACTGGCATATCCctagttttagtatttttctccTTTATGTGCTTAGTGCTTAATAGCTTGGTTTGTATAGGAGATGCTATCGTGCAAAATGGGGCTACAAGCATTGTGGGGCAGTGCATTATTCAGCTTGCACGATATCGTGGTATACATAGTATAAACATAATAAGGGACAGGTGCTTATTTAAAATTTCAGCTCTAATTTCAAGAGCTTGTTTACTTCTATGTTTGCcaatttatagataaaattaGGCACTgcatgttagttttttttttcctcctcatAATCTTCTGCTTTTCTCTGGAGAAGCTTACTGTCACTTACCATCTTCTGCTTACTACAGGGCTGGATCAGATGaagtaaaagaaaagctaaaaaatCTTGGTGCTGATGAAGTTTTTACTGAGAGTCAACTGGAAGTGAAGAACGTAAAAGGTCTCCTGGTATTGTCATCTATTGACTCATTATGGTTGATGCTGTCTTATGTGTTGGGTTGGGGGCATTTAAAtctaatgttttcaattttatgtCTCATGAATATGCTAGACTAATCTACCTGAACCTGCTTTGGGATTTAACTGTGTTGGTGGAAATGCTGCTTCTTTGGTTCTCAAATTTTTGAGGTATAATATGCAGTGCtttattattttgcatttttgtagaattaaaaatttttcatttgtCAATTTAATATTCTTCCAGACATGtaactagtttttattttcagacAGGGTGGAACTATGGTAACGTACGGTGGAATGTCTAAGAAACCTATTACAGTATCAacttcatcttttatttttaaggtaAGCTATgctctttttttcccctctttctttctttctttctttcttcatagCAGGTTCGGTCTTCTGTTTGTTACCTTAGGGTAAATTGGGACAAGTAGTAAACGTGACTGTAGTTAAAACACTAGGGAATGCTAAATCAGAAAGAAGTAGATTGGAATAACCTTGAagtgaacaaaattttttgacaTAGTGGATACTGTTGGGAAAAAGTCTGCCACATGAAACAAAGCCTAGGCACTCTCAATGAAAGATGACATTATATTGTAAACTATTACTGTAGATAATTGCTGTCTTTAGCTGTAGACAATCTGAAGTGGCATATAGAATGTCTGGCCAACTCCAACTGGGTTGAGATAAAGGCAGATTAATGGAATGATATACCATTCTTTTTATTATGGTAAGTGTTCCACCAATCTATACTGTGTTTGTATagaaaagggaaaggaattGTATATTTGTAGTTAAGACTTAAAGAGTTCAAATATCTGGTATTTTCTGTTCTTGTATGACAATTGTTTAGTTGAACATTCTGTTAGACACATTCAAATGTGACATTATTATTCTATTCTTCGAAATATTTGTGACCATGGGTATGTTCAGCTCTCATTCAGCCTGGTGAGATTGACTTAGCCTGTACTTTGTTACAATATTGATCAGTTTGATCATGCATTTGATGGCAGAAAGGAACAGAACGATAGGACTGGCACAATCATACTATGGATTTTCTTGTTGGCCAATGAAATTTGGAATGGTTGCACCAGTGAAAATAGCTTCTCATACTTACCAATCTAAATATAATGCTTTTGTCCATGTAGAAAGATATTCAGGACTGTCATCAGATCTATAATGTTTGAGTCAACAGTGTTTAATCCTTCTCTTTTGCAGGATCTTTCCCTGAGGGGATTCTGGTTGCAGAAATGGATGAGTTCT
Coding sequences within:
- the LOC126732905 gene encoding enoyl-[acyl-carrier-protein] reductase, mitochondrial isoform X2 encodes the protein MFASKCWLLLSILLISIALKSNVDGAVGVYPVRPQVPAVGGYEGVGEVFSVGSAVKGLLPGDWVIPSPPSFGTWQTYVVKDQSVWHKINKESPMEYAATITVNPLTALRMLEDFITLNPGDAIVQNGATSIVGQCIIQLARYRGIHSINIIRDRAGSDEVKEKLKNLGADEVFTESQLEVKNVKGLLTNLPEPALGFNCVGGNAASLVLKFLRQGGTMVTYGGMSKKPITVSTSSFIFKDLSLRGFWLQKWMSSDKTNECRPMIDYLLDRAREGKLKYEMELVPFNDFHTALDKALGKLGSQPKQVLTF
- the LOC126732905 gene encoding enoyl-[acyl-carrier-protein] reductase, mitochondrial isoform X1, with product MAFSSWSHLRLRLPHLARTQSLTVRAFSTTVMSPPSKAVVYDRQGPPDSVTRVVELPPVEVKENDVCIKMLASPINPSDINRIEGVYPVRPQVPAVGGYEGVGEVFSVGSAVKGLLPGDWVIPSPPSFGTWQTYVVKDQSVWHKINKESPMEYAATITVNPLTALRMLEDFITLNPGDAIVQNGATSIVGQCIIQLARYRGIHSINIIRDRAGSDEVKEKLKNLGADEVFTESQLEVKNVKGLLTNLPEPALGFNCVGGNAASLVLKFLRQGGTMVTYGGMSKKPITVSTSSFIFKDLSLRGFWLQKWMSSDKTNECRPMIDYLLDRAREGKLKYEMELVPFNDFHTALDKALGKLGSQPKQVLTF